GCGGCGGCGAGATGACCGTCCCAGGGCAGGCCGGCCGCACGATCGGTGAGCAGCGCCCGGTGGGCCGGGTTGTCGCCGGTGAAGGTGGAGATCGCTCCGGTCAGGTTGGGGAACGAGGCGATGTAGTCGGTCTTCTCGAACGACTCCCGCGGATAGACCGGGGGGAACCGCACGACCTGGGCGTCGGTGCCGTGTGCCGTGGCACCGGCCCGGCGCACGGCATGGTCGATGCCGTCGATGATCGCCTCGAAGGCACCGGCCCGGCCGTACAGACCGTCGATGCCGGTGGGGATGAGCAGTCCGGCTTCGACCAGCTCGTCCCGGAACTCGCGGCGGGCCTGCTGGAGCGGAGTTTCGGTGATCGGGGCTTCGGTAATCACGGTCACAGCTGTTACCCCTGTCCTCGGTGGGCGAGTACTAGCTTTGCGTTGTTTACCCGAATTCGGTCGTTCGACACCATCACCTGCGGTCCGTAGGAGTCCCGCAGCAGCCGGCCCATCGAGGCCGGGTGATCCTCCCGGTAACCGTTGATGCCGCACAGTGCCAGGGCGCCGACGACCACGTCGACCACCGCCAGCGAGGCGCTGAGCTTGAGATTGTTCATCGCCAGCGCGAAGCCGATGGTCGGCTCCGGTTCGCCGGTGGCCAGAAACTCTTCGTAGCGTTGAATCTCTTGCGCGACACTGGACTCGAAGGTCTGGTGAATGACCAGCAGGTCGGCCAGCTTGGCCATCTGCGGGGTCACCACCCCGGCCGCATGCCGGGCGCCGGACCGCACATGCGTCCGTGCCTTGCTCACCGCGGCGTCGGCGATGCCGAGCCAGACCGACGCCCACAGCGTGTGCGAGGTGGGCAGCATGGTGTGCGCCGAGATCGTCGAGTACGGCACCGGCAGCACGTTGCGGGCCGCGGTGTGGGTCTGCAACATGAATCCGGGACTGCAGGTGCCACGGAAGCCGAGGGTGTCCCACTCCGATGTCTGCTCCAGCGTCGTGTCGCCCTTCGGGCACACCACCAGCACCTGGTCGCTCGCCGGGCTGTCGACGTCGCGGCGCGCGGTCGCGCAGATGTAGTCCGCGTAGGTCGCGTAGGAGATGATCGGCGCGTTCTTGGCCAGGGTGACCGTGTCGCCGTCGCGGGCAACCGCGCAGGTGGACGACCCGGTGTCGCCGCCGGTGGTGATCTCGGTTGTGGCCGAGGCGAGAAGGGCTTCCTCCCGGGCGATCTCCCGGGTCAGTTCGGCGATCGGCCCGTCGGCGGCATGGAAGCGCAGCGACAACGCCTGGGTGTGGTGCATCGCGTACACCATCGCCGCCGAGCTGCAGGCCCGGCCGAGTTTGCGCGCCACCGCGGCGAGCTCGGTGATCGACGCGGACCGGCCGCCGAGCTCGGCGGGCAGCGAGGCCGACAGCAGCCCGTCCGCTCGCATC
Above is a genomic segment from Skermania piniformis containing:
- a CDS encoding acyl-CoA dehydrogenase family protein — translated: MSSPTLDVGVPATGLDSGESVRRAAEFAAEVDRKARFPKEAVEAMRADGLLSASLPAELGGRSASITELAAVARKLGRACSSAAMVYAMHHTQALSLRFHAADGPIAELTREIAREEALLASATTEITTGGDTGSSTCAVARDGDTVTLAKNAPIISYATYADYICATARRDVDSPASDQVLVVCPKGDTTLEQTSEWDTLGFRGTCSPGFMLQTHTAARNVLPVPYSTISAHTMLPTSHTLWASVWLGIADAAVSKARTHVRSGARHAAGVVTPQMAKLADLLVIHQTFESSVAQEIQRYEEFLATGEPEPTIGFALAMNNLKLSASLAVVDVVVGALALCGINGYREDHPASMGRLLRDSYGPQVMVSNDRIRVNNAKLVLAHRGQG